The following coding sequences are from one Phenylobacterium glaciei window:
- a CDS encoding heme biosynthesis protein HemY — protein sequence MIRTALVIFLVVAVATAILAVTGEPGHASIVWLGWRADMTAAAMVLITLLGALATMIGWRLLLWILEAPRRAERARAEDRRRQANEALTRGFLAAAAGDGSEARRLALKAADLADEAPGLVRVLAAQAAEAAGDAVATSAAYSAMLGFPEMRLAGHKGLMAQALAQGDKATALRHAEQAYEMGRTARWAWRAVLEARLEAGDWDGALDLVKSALDRKIVSPIVAERARAALLAASAAQLENSAEPKARSQATDYAVEAAKLQPGFAPGVVMAARLLAADGKTGRAAQVLETAWKVAPHPALWLAYRDLKTNETPRQRAERLSGLAELNPTARESRILFVEQALINGVPIRAREAAKALEDEPLTIRIAGLFARVAFAAGKPDEARVWMARAVGAPQEPDWTDLDPEGQAFAYQPADWARLTAVYAETGELIHPRHERAEKTMSELPELPISYADSSPFLAGQEAAPPPYGVEEGRYDDDEPEPPPPPPVSQRRAPARRRLASGPRAAK from the coding sequence ATGATCCGCACGGCCCTGGTCATCTTCCTGGTGGTGGCCGTGGCTACCGCGATCCTCGCCGTCACCGGCGAGCCGGGCCATGCCAGCATCGTCTGGCTGGGCTGGCGGGCCGATATGACCGCCGCGGCCATGGTGCTGATCACCCTGCTCGGCGCGCTCGCCACCATGATCGGCTGGCGGCTGCTGCTGTGGATCCTGGAGGCGCCGCGCCGGGCCGAGCGCGCCCGAGCGGAGGACCGCCGCCGCCAGGCCAATGAGGCCCTGACGCGCGGCTTCCTGGCCGCCGCGGCCGGGGATGGCTCCGAGGCCCGCCGTCTGGCCCTGAAGGCCGCCGACCTCGCCGACGAGGCGCCGGGCCTGGTCAGGGTCCTGGCCGCCCAGGCCGCCGAGGCCGCCGGCGACGCGGTCGCCACCTCGGCCGCCTATTCCGCCATGCTGGGTTTCCCGGAGATGCGCCTGGCCGGCCACAAGGGCCTGATGGCCCAGGCGCTCGCCCAGGGTGACAAGGCCACAGCCCTGCGTCACGCCGAGCAGGCCTATGAGATGGGCCGCACCGCCCGCTGGGCCTGGCGCGCCGTGCTGGAAGCCCGCCTTGAGGCCGGCGACTGGGACGGGGCGCTGGACCTGGTGAAGAGCGCGCTGGACCGCAAGATCGTCTCGCCCATCGTCGCCGAGCGCGCGCGGGCCGCCCTGCTGGCCGCCTCGGCCGCCCAGCTGGAAAACTCAGCTGAGCCCAAGGCGCGGTCCCAGGCCACCGACTACGCCGTCGAGGCCGCCAAGCTGCAGCCGGGCTTCGCGCCCGGCGTAGTGATGGCCGCCCGCCTGCTGGCCGCCGACGGCAAGACGGGTCGCGCCGCCCAGGTGCTGGAGACCGCCTGGAAGGTCGCGCCCCACCCGGCCCTGTGGCTGGCCTATCGCGACCTGAAGACCAACGAGACGCCGCGCCAGCGGGCCGAACGGCTCAGCGGCCTGGCCGAACTCAACCCGACGGCCCGTGAGAGCCGCATCCTGTTTGTCGAGCAGGCCCTGATCAACGGCGTGCCGATCCGCGCCCGCGAGGCGGCAAAGGCCCTGGAGGACGAGCCGCTGACGATCCGCATCGCCGGCCTGTTCGCCCGCGTCGCCTTCGCCGCCGGCAAGCCCGATGAGGCCCGGGTCTGGATGGCGCGCGCGGTCGGCGCCCCGCAGGAGCCGGACTGGACCGACCTCGACCCCGAGGGCCAGGCCTTCGCCTACCAGCCCGCCGACTGGGCGCGGCTGACGGCGGTCTATGCCGAGACCGGGGAGCTGATCCACCCGCGCCACGAGCGGGCCGAAAAGACCATGAGCGAGCTGCCCGAGCTGCCGATCTCCTACGCCGACAGCTCCCCGTTCCTGGCGGGCCAGGAGGCCGCCCCGCCGCCCTACGGGGTGGAGGAGGGCCGCTATGACGACGATGAGCCGGAGCCCCCGCCGCCCCCGCCGGTGAGCCAAAGACGCGCCCCTGCGAGGCGCCGCTTGGCGAGCGGGCCGAGAGCAGCTAAATAG
- a CDS encoding uroporphyrinogen-III synthase, producing the protein MSPRKIWITRAQPAAETTAARVRALGHEPVIAPLLTVQPVEGVEVDLRGVCALAFTSANGVRAFIEATPDRSLRVFAVGAATAQAVRAAGFKNVLSADGDVEALAEGIAARKRDLKGCVLHPGAAEPAGDLVGALEGHGIEARRLILYDTVPAQLTDDELAVLAEVDAVLLHSPKAAEALALMLKTTPLPKLRALCLSKAVMKPLTRTRMAAKVFAPFPLEAALLNLIDR; encoded by the coding sequence ATGAGCCCCCGCAAGATCTGGATCACCCGCGCCCAGCCCGCCGCCGAGACCACGGCGGCCCGCGTGCGCGCCCTCGGCCACGAGCCGGTCATCGCCCCGCTGCTGACCGTGCAGCCGGTTGAGGGTGTCGAAGTGGACCTGCGGGGCGTCTGCGCGCTCGCCTTCACCAGCGCCAACGGCGTGCGGGCCTTCATCGAGGCGACGCCGGACCGCTCGCTGCGGGTGTTCGCGGTCGGCGCCGCGACCGCCCAGGCCGTGCGCGCGGCGGGCTTCAAGAACGTGCTATCGGCCGATGGCGACGTCGAGGCCCTGGCTGAGGGCATCGCCGCCCGCAAGCGCGACCTGAAGGGCTGTGTCCTGCATCCCGGCGCCGCCGAACCGGCCGGCGATCTGGTGGGCGCGCTCGAGGGCCACGGCATCGAGGCCAGGCGGCTGATCCTCTATGACACCGTCCCGGCGCAGCTCACCGACGACGAGCTTGCGGTCCTGGCGGAGGTGGACGCCGTCCTGCTGCACTCCCCCAAGGCCGCCGAGGCCCTGGCCCTGATGCTGAAGACCACCCCCCTTCCGAAGCTGCGGGCCCTTTGCCTCTCCAAGGCGGTGATGAAGCCGCTTACCCGCACCAGGATGGCGGCCAAGGTGTTCGCGCCCTTTCCTCTCGAAGCGGCGCTGCTGAATCTGATAGACCGCTAG
- a CDS encoding COG4223 family protein: MSVTPDPTEPSPPPYGRSRLLGPMFWLMIVFGLMCVLAGYALSRFGPHLFPVKPKPAVSSDLAGVRPLAPAPASPADEPARLDIAPAAPNSAAISELTERIDALEAEQSRTAEAAASALAAAALMEAAQTSRPFADELAALDAVSPPSAELRALRRIAERGAPSRAALAASFPDYAARAAGAARAPGESAGLMTRLAAALSRVVTLRQVGEVPGVGVDALLARAERQVEEGDLDHALKTLDGLPPGGRDALAPWRAAAEMRADIDRRISAVRVQALEDLARLARSGA; the protein is encoded by the coding sequence ATGAGCGTGACGCCGGACCCGACTGAGCCTTCGCCGCCCCCCTATGGCCGCTCGCGGCTGTTGGGGCCGATGTTCTGGCTGATGATCGTGTTTGGCCTGATGTGCGTCCTGGCCGGCTACGCTCTGTCGCGGTTCGGGCCGCACCTGTTCCCGGTCAAGCCCAAGCCGGCCGTCAGTTCCGACCTGGCGGGCGTGCGGCCCCTGGCGCCTGCGCCCGCCTCTCCAGCCGACGAGCCCGCGCGGCTCGATATCGCGCCGGCCGCCCCGAACTCGGCGGCCATTTCCGAGCTCACCGAGCGGATCGACGCCCTGGAGGCCGAGCAGTCACGCACCGCCGAGGCCGCGGCCTCGGCGCTCGCCGCCGCCGCCCTGATGGAGGCGGCCCAGACCTCGCGGCCCTTCGCCGATGAGCTGGCCGCCCTCGACGCGGTCTCCCCACCCTCGGCCGAACTGCGCGCCCTGCGCCGGATCGCCGAGCGCGGCGCCCCCAGCCGCGCGGCGCTCGCCGCCAGCTTTCCCGACTATGCCGCCCGCGCCGCCGGCGCCGCCCGAGCCCCCGGCGAGAGCGCCGGCCTGATGACCAGGCTCGCCGCTGCCCTGTCGCGCGTGGTCACCCTGCGCCAGGTGGGCGAAGTCCCCGGCGTTGGCGTCGACGCCCTGCTGGCGCGGGCCGAACGCCAGGTGGAGGAGGGCGACCTTGACCACGCGCTCAAGACCCTCGACGGCCTTCCCCCCGGCGGCCGTGATGCGCTCGCCCCCTGGCGCGCCGCCGCCGAGATGAGAGCCGATATCGACCGCCGTATCTCCGCGGTCCGCGTCCAGGCGCTGGAGGACCTCGCCCGGCTGGCCCGGAGCGGCGCATGA
- a CDS encoding AAA family ATPase has protein sequence MARYILTGTPGAGKTTLLRLLEQRGHPVVEEAATDVIALEQALGRDEPWADASFIDLIVALQKQRQMGAGPGFFDRSPVCTWALSEFLGFEPSAVLRAEIERIEVERTYERSVFFVQNLGFVTPTAARRISYEDALRFEQVHLEAYRRFGYDLVLIPPGDLAARADQVLANTPFQ, from the coding sequence ATGGCGCGGTACATACTCACCGGCACACCCGGAGCCGGAAAGACCACCCTGCTGCGGCTGCTGGAACAGCGGGGCCATCCCGTGGTGGAGGAGGCGGCGACCGATGTCATCGCCCTGGAGCAGGCGCTCGGACGGGACGAACCCTGGGCGGACGCCAGCTTCATCGACCTGATCGTGGCCTTGCAGAAACAGCGGCAGATGGGGGCGGGGCCGGGGTTCTTCGACCGGTCGCCGGTCTGTACCTGGGCGCTGAGCGAGTTCCTGGGGTTCGAACCCTCGGCAGTGCTTCGGGCCGAGATCGAGCGCATCGAGGTCGAGCGGACCTATGAGCGCAGCGTCTTCTTCGTCCAGAACCTGGGTTTCGTCACGCCCACGGCGGCGCGGCGGATCAGCTATGAGGACGCCCTGCGGTTCGAGCAGGTCCACCTTGAGGCCTATCGTCGCTTCGGATACGACCTCGTGCTCATTCCGCCGGGCGACCTCGCCGCCCGGGCCGATCAGGTCTTGGCGAACACGCCTTTCCAGTAG
- a CDS encoding SDR family oxidoreductase: MATKACFITGAASGIGLATAKRFAAEGYFVGLSDVDEDALAKAAAEFDPDTAVAIRLDVRNEAAWGLALARFGKASGGRLDVMVNNAGLARYGWFETQTSADWDLQIDVNLRGVIYGSYAALPLLKATKGSVLVNIASSAGLSGPPRLAVYGATKFAVRGLSEALDLEYAQYGVRVVCIMPGYIDTPLLDSTANAEGQVFRSAIEEAQSVPGSVEDVTKVIWESISSPHLHHGVGAHAQSQTQGLRPAVEAMRAYWKGVFAKT; this comes from the coding sequence ATGGCCACCAAAGCCTGCTTCATCACCGGCGCCGCCAGCGGCATCGGCCTGGCCACCGCCAAGCGTTTCGCCGCCGAGGGCTATTTTGTCGGCCTGTCGGATGTGGACGAGGACGCCCTGGCCAAGGCCGCCGCCGAGTTCGATCCCGACACCGCCGTCGCCATCCGCCTGGACGTGCGCAACGAGGCCGCCTGGGGCCTGGCGCTCGCCCGCTTCGGCAAGGCCAGCGGCGGCCGGCTGGACGTGATGGTCAACAATGCGGGCCTGGCCCGCTACGGCTGGTTCGAGACCCAGACCTCGGCAGACTGGGACCTGCAGATCGACGTCAACCTGCGCGGTGTCATCTATGGCAGCTACGCCGCCCTGCCGCTGCTGAAGGCCACCAAGGGCTCCGTCCTGGTCAATATCGCCTCCAGCGCCGGCCTGTCGGGCCCGCCGCGCCTGGCCGTCTATGGCGCCACCAAGTTCGCGGTGCGCGGCCTCTCCGAAGCCCTGGACCTGGAATATGCGCAGTACGGCGTCCGGGTGGTCTGCATCATGCCGGGCTATATCGACACCCCCCTGCTGGATTCCACCGCCAACGCCGAGGGCCAGGTGTTCCGGTCGGCCATCGAGGAGGCTCAGTCGGTCCCGGGCTCGGTGGAGGACGTCACCAAGGTGATCTGGGAGTCGATCTCCAGCCCCCACCTGCACCACGGGGTCGGCGCCCACGCGCAGTCCCAGACCCAAGGCCTGCGCCCCGCCGTCGAGGCCATGCGCGCCTACTGGAAAGGCGTGTTCGCCAAGACCTGA